The Gemmatimonadaceae bacterium genome includes the window AAGCTGGGCTTTCGAGCCGGGGGACCGGCCCAGCCGCCTCGCCTGCGGACGATCGCGGCGCGGGACTTAGCCGCACTCACGCGGGAACTCACCGCAGCGAAGCGCCGGTTTACGCTCCCGACGGAGGCGCCGATGCTCAGCTGCTACGAGGCGGGACGGGATGGCTTCTGGGTCCACCGGGCGCTGGCGTCGCTCGGCGTGGAGAATCTCGTGGTCGACTCCGCCTCGATCGATCGGTCGGCGCGGGCACGGCAAACGAAGTCGGATCGCCTCGACACGACCGCCCTCCTCGAGAAGCTCGGGCGCCACGCCGCCGGGGAGCGCGGCGTCTGGAGTGTCGTACATGTGCCGAGCATCGACGACGAGGATCGGCGGCATCTGCATCGCGAGCTCACCACGTTGACGTGGGAGCGGACACGCTTGGTGAATCGGATCAAGGGGCTGTTGGCGTTGCATGGAGTGGTGCTCGACGGTCGTGGTCTCCCGCGACATCTTCCGACGGATCTTCGCGGGTGGAACGGTGCCCCGTTGCCGCCCGAAGCCGAGGCACGGCTGCAGCGCGAGTGGCGACGCTTGGTGTTCGTCCGTCACGAAGTCCTGGCGCTCATGCGGGAACGGCGGGCGCGACTCGCCGCTGACGATCCGACGGATCCGACGTTGCCGCTCGTGCGCCGCCTGATGGCGTTGCGCGCGATTGGGGAGGTCAGTGCGTGGGTCTACACGACGGAATTCTTCGCCTGGCGGCAGTTCCGCAACCGGCGCCAGGTTGGTGCCGCGGCCGGGTTGTGCAGCACCCTCCGCTCGAGCGGCGACACGACACGCGAACAAGGAATCAGCAAGGCGGGGAATCGCTACTTACGCGCGCTTGCCATCGAGCTCGCGTGGAGCTGGCTCCGCCGGCAACCCGACAGTGCCCTGAGCCAGTGGTACAAACGCCGCTTCGCGACGGGGGGCGCGCGAATGCGACGGATCGGCATCGTCGCGCTCGCGCGCAAGCTCCTCATCGCGCTGTGGCGCTACGTCGAGACGGGCCGAGTTCCGGAG containing:
- a CDS encoding IS110 family transposase encodes the protein KLGFRAGGPAQPPRLRTIAARDLAALTRELTAAKRRFTLPTEAPMLSCYEAGRDGFWVHRALASLGVENLVVDSASIDRSARARQTKSDRLDTTALLEKLGRHAAGERGVWSVVHVPSIDDEDRRHLHRELTTLTWERTRLVNRIKGLLALHGVVLDGRGLPRHLPTDLRGWNGAPLPPEAEARLQREWRRLVFVRHEVLALMRERRARLAADDPTDPTLPLVRRLMALRAIGEVSAWVYTTEFFAWRQFRNRRQVGAAAGLCSTLRSSGDTTREQGISKAGNRYLRALAIELAWSWLRRQPDSALSQWYKRRFATGGARMRRIGIVALARKLLIALWRYVETGRVPEGALLKT